Proteins encoded by one window of Nicotiana tabacum cultivar K326 chromosome 10, ASM71507v2, whole genome shotgun sequence:
- the LOC107816959 gene encoding beta-glucuronosyltransferase GlcAT14B, which translates to MKSLNMEKRWIFPLVISSFVCFFLVVTSFNMGLITSLHTFNSIFSIFPTHVKINQTNPYFAESKINQAPAPPAAPPVPRFAYLISGSKGDLEKLWRTLQALYHPRNYYVVHLDLESPPQERLELASRVEKDPIFAQVGNVHMIAKANMVTYRGPTMVANTLHACAILLKKYTDWDWFINLSASDYPLVTQDDLIYTFSDLKREFNFIEHTSRLGWKEGQRAMPLIVDPGLYKTTKSDIYWASPKRALPTSFKLFTGSAWMILSRAFVEYCIWGWDNLPRTLLMYYTNFVSSPEGYFQTVVCNAPEFATTVINHDMHYISWDYPPRQHPHTLNINDTAKMIGSDAAFARKFKQDDPVLDKIDKELLHRSNGSFTPGGWCSGKPRCSKVGNLTKLKPGPGAKRLRRLIGKLVLTAKFSQHQCN; encoded by the exons ATGAAGTCCTTAAACATGGAgaagagatggatatttcctttGGTTATAAGCTCATTTGTGTGTTTCTTCCTTGTTGTAACCTCCTTTAACATGGGCCTTATTACTTCATTACACACATTCAATTCAATCTTTTCAATTTTCCCAACTCATGTCAAGATAAATCAAACCAACCCGTATTTTGCTGAATCGAAAATTAACCAAGCTCCAGCCCCTCCTGCTGCTCCTCCTGTCCCCCGTTTTGCTTATTTGATATCTGGATCAAAGGGTGATCTAGAAAAGCTTTGGAGAACGCTGCAAGCGCTGTATCATCCACGGAATTATTATGTTGTTCATCTGGACTTAGAATCGCCTCCACAAGAGAGATTAGAGCTTGCTTCTAGAGTGGAGAAAGATCCCATTTTTGCACAGGTTGGGAACGTGCACATGATCGCCAAAGCAAACATGGTGACCTACCGTGGACCTACCATGGTTGCGAACACTCTTCATGCTTGCGCGATTCTCCTCAAGAAGTATACGGATTGGGATTGGTTTATTAACTTGAGTGCTTCTGATTATCCACTGGTGACTCAGGATG ATTTAATATACACTTTTTCTGATTTAAAGCGAGAGTTCAATTTCATTGAGCACACTAGCCGGCTGGGTTGGAAAGA GGGTCAAAGGGCAATGCCGCTTATTGTAGACCCTGGGCTCTATAAGACAACTAAGTCTGACATATATTGGGCCTCACCTAAGAGAGCTCTTCCCACATCCTTTAAGCTCTTTACTG GTTCAGCCTGGATGATCCTCTCTCGTGCTTTTGTGGAGTACTGCATATGGGGTTGGGATAATCTTCCTAGGACCCTACTTATGTACTACACAAATTTTGTCTCTTCTCCTGAAGGCTACTTTCAGACCGTTGTGTGCAATGCCCCAGAATTTGCTACGACTGTTATTAACCACGACATGCACTATATTTCTTGGGATTACCCTCCACGACAGCATCCACACACTCTCAACATTAATGACACAGCAAAAATGATTGGAAGTGATGCTGCCTTTGCACGCAAGTTCAAGCAAGATGATCCCGTTTTGGATAAGATTGATAAAGAACTCCTCCATCGAAGCAATGGAAGTTTCACACCGGGGGGTTGGTGTTCTGGAAAACCTCGTTGTTCAAAGGTTGGAAATCTAACGAAGCTTAAGCCAGGTCCAGGGGCTAAAAGGCTTCGGCGTCTTATTGGTAAACTAGTTTTGACAGCTAAATTTAGTCAACACCAGTGTAATTAG
- the LOC107816957 gene encoding protein SPA1-RELATED 4, translating to MEGSSESGWEGSDSPRGLNSSALVDRNPRFQTSSIRSSGDVSHDTGFVPGRKGRGRIESPHVNRLKAQGGVTEDRLAVDLGDRRIDCSDVSLRQWLDNPERAVDALECLHIFSQIVEIVNLAHSQGIVVHNARPSCFVISSSKRIAFIESASCSDSGSDSSEEDGLNSQTIELKDSSSVLPHELDKLGRQSSQLEKICTKASVKVSESCCLQSSSGHVVQTSKKRQEEEKKHTFPMKQILLLETNWYNSPEEIAGAPSSCASDIYRLGVLLFELFCTFSSPEEKSATMHSLKHRVLPPQLLLKWPKEASFCLWLLHPEPRSRPKMGELLESEFLTAPRDEFEEREAAIELREKIEEQELLLEFLLLIQQRKQEAKHNLHEIVSFLASDIEEVSKMQKTLRVKGGSNQEPVKDLDSGKINITENDDAGSSGSRKRYRPGLSIRTTVELDDNPDESQKSEKHVEDKGGTLAKNSRLMNNFRKLEAAYFMTRRRVIKTTGKPLSRHSQVSTDCRTSVVAPERISVSNLSSKEGCNEDRQSGSISSFLEGLCKYLSYSKLKVKADLKQGDLLNSSNLVCALSFDRDGEFFATAGVNKKIKVFEYNSIVNEDRDIRYPVVEMASRSKLSSICWNGYIKSQIASSNFEGVVQVWDVTRNQLFMEMREHERRVWSVDFSVADPTMLASGSDDGSVKLWNINQGVSIGTIKTKANVCCVQFPFDSGRSLAFGSADHKIYYYDLRNSKMPLCTLIGHNKTVSYVKFIDSTTLVSASTDNTLKLWDLSICSSRILDSPLQSFTGHMNVKNFVGLSVSDGYIATGSETNEVFVYHKAFPMPALSFKFNSMDPLSGDEVDDQAQFISSVCWRGQSSTLVAANSMGNIKLLEMV from the exons atggaggggtcatctgaATCTGGTTGGGAGGGATCAGATAGTCCCAGGGGTTTGAATTCTTCAGCTCTTGTAGACAGGAATCCTAGATTTCAAACAAGCAGCATTAGGTCCTCCGGTGATGTGTCGCATGATACCGGGTTTGTTCCGGGTAGAAAGGGGAGGGGAAGAATTGAATCCCCTCACGTAAATCGACTTAAAGCCCAAGGTGGGGTTACAGAGGATCGACTCGCTGTGGACCTAGGTGATCGGAGAATAGACTGCAGTGATGTTAGTTTAAGGCAGTGGCTGGACAACCCGGAGAGAGCTGTTGATGCTCTTGAATGTTTGCACATATTCTCCCAAATTGTGGAGATTGTAAACCTGGCACATTCGCAAGGAATAGTTGTTCATAATGCACGACCGTCGTGTTTTGTCATATCATCTTCCAAACGtattgcttttattgaatccgcATCCTGCTCAGATTCAGGGTCTGATTCATCAGAAGAAGATGGTTTAAACAGCCAAACTATCGAGTTAAAGGATTCATCCTCAGTTTTGCCTCATGAGTTGGACAAGCTGGGGAGACAAAGTTCTCAGCTTGAGAAGATTTGCACAAAAGCTTCTGTAAAAGTATCTGAAAGCTGTTGCTTGCAGTCAAGTTCAGGCCATGTGGTGCAGACTAGTAAGAAGcgacaagaagaagaaaagaagcataCCTTCCCAATGAAACAGATATTGCTCCTGGAAACCAATTGGTACAATAGTCCAGAAGAGATTGCTGGTGCTCCAAGCTCTTGTGCTTCAGACATTTATCGACTTGGAGTCCTCCTATTTGAG CTATTCTGCACCTTCAGTTCACCAGAAGAGAAAAGCGCAACTATGCATAGTCTAAAACACCGTGTCCTCCCTCCTCAGTTGCTGTTAAAATGGCCTAAAGAAGCTTCATTTTGCTTATGGTTACTGCACCCCGAGCCGAGAAGTAGGCCTAAAATGGG TGAGTTGCTAGAAAGCGAGTTCCTTACTGCTCCAAGAGATGAGTTTGAAGAACGTGAAGCAGCAATAGAGCTTAGAGAAAAAATAGAGGAGCAAGAGTTATTGCTGGAATTCCTTTTGCTGATTCAACAGCGAAAGCAGGAGGCTAAGCACAACTTGCATGAGATAGTATCTTTTTTGGCATCTGACATAGAAGAGGTCTCAAAGATGCAGAAAACCCTTAGAGTCAAAGGGGGTTCAAATCAGGAACCAGTAAAGGATTTGGATTCGGGGAAGATAAATATTACTGAGAATGATGATGCTGGGAGCTCTGGATCTAGAAAGAGATATAGGCCAGGCCTTTCTATCCGCACGACTGTGGAATTGGATGATAATCCAGATGAAAGTCAGAAGTCTGAGAAGCATGTTGAAGACAAAGGGGGTACTCTGGCAAAAAATTCCCGGTTGATGAATAACtttagaaaattggaggcagCTTATTTCATGACAAGACGTAGGGTTATCAAAACAACTGGCAAACCATTGAGTAGACATTCTCAGGTAAGTACAGATTGCAGAACTTCAGTAGTAGCACCCGAAAGAATTTCAGTGAGTAATTTGTCATCAAAAGAGGGGTGCAATGAGGATAGACAGAGTGGATCGATCAGCTCATTTCTGGAGGGCCTCTGCAAGTATCTATCTTATAGCAAGTTGAAAGTGAAGGCCGACTTGAAGCAAGGGGATCTTCTAAATTCTTCCAATCTTGTATGTGCTCTCAGCTTTGATCGTGATGGTGAATTTTTTGCAACTGCTGGTGTAAATAAGAAGATCAAAGTTTTTGAATATAATTCAATTGTAAATGAGGACCGAGATATCCGCTATCCAGTTGTTGAAATGGCTAGTAGATCTAAGCTAAGCAGCATATGTTGGAATGGCTATATTAAAAGCCAGATCGCTTCAAGTAACTTTGAAGGTGTGGTGCAG GTATGGGACGTCACAAGAAATCAGCTTTTCATGGAAATGAGAGAACATGAAAGGCGCGTCTGGTCTGTTGACTTTTCTGTAGCAGATCCAACCATGTTGGCCAGCGGGAGTGATGATGGTTCTGTCAAGCTCTGGAATATCAATCAG GGAGTAagtattggaaccatcaaaacaaaAGCAAATGTCTGCTGCGTCCAGTTCCCCTTTGATTCTGGTCGCTCCCTTGCTTTTGGCTCAGCAGATCACAAGATATATTATTATGATCTACGTAACTCAAAAATGCCTCTATGCACATTAATCGGGCACAACAAGACTGTCAGCTATGTCAAGTTCATAGATTCCACAACGCTTGTGTCTGCATCTACAGATAACACATTAAAACTATGGGATTTGTCAATTTGCTCATCTCGAATTCTTGATTCGCCTCTTCAGTCATTTACTGGACACATGAATGTAAAG AACTTTGTTGGCTTATCTGTATCTGACGGTTACATTGCTACTGGCTCAGAGACAAATGAG GTCTTTGTCTACCACAAAGCTTTTCCTATGCCGGCATTATCATTTAAATTTAATAGCATGGATCCGCTTTCTGGTGATGAAGTGGATGACCAAGCACAGTTTATCTCATCTGTTTGTTGGCGTGGTCAGTCCTCTACCTTAGTTGCTGCAAATTCAATGGGAAATATTAAGCTCTTGGAGATGGTTTAA